The genomic segment CTCACCACTGCGCCCGCCGCATGTGCAGCGGCGACGGCGGCGTCCGCTGCAGCAGCAGTGGCGGCAGCCACCACAATTGCATGTTTGCTCTGCTCCTTATCAAATGAGCACAGCCACGCCGCCTCCGCCGCCGTAATGTTCGGCGGAATTGTCGCCGGATTGTGACATAAGCCACCGGAACCTCCGTCTGTGGCGACGGAGACGACGGTGTCTCGGGCGAAATTGCCGAAACATGTAATTCCAATTTTGCACTTATTTACGTTTTCTTTTTTAATACCAAATAAGCCTTTCAACCACTTAAGTGCTTTGCCCATTTGGGAGGTATTTTgggaattttgaaaattttgggatGTGAGAATAACTAAGTAGGAGTAAGTGAAATGACTTTTTATAAAAAGAGTGAAAGTGAGAGAaaaactttaaagagaattttaacATATGGTTGAAAAGTTGTCATAAATAGAGGAAAtttaaaaaggcaaaaaaaattaaatggggttaaaatttaaatataaagtaTACTTACAAAAGTTGTCATAACTAGAATAGGCTTACCTATAAAACAATCTTATAGGAAACAAATGAGAAATTGTCACCCACCAAACACAACGTTTTACTCGTCGCTTTTAGCTTATCGAGAGtttattatgtaaattttaattaatattttaaaatatatttattatttataatatttttttatataattttttaatatttaaatttaaaagttcTAATATTAATGCAATTCGGTGCATTAAGCTCTAGCTATATACGAGTTTCAAGAAAGAATTAaactataataatttattatacgCAACCTTTTTCACATCTCGACAATTTGGAGCCTAATTataaaaaatcttgaaaaattctcaattttgaacctgtcaaaatacataattaattccTGATACATCTAATGAAGATACAACTTTCCTTtgcaaagatacataattagct from the Capsicum annuum cultivar UCD-10X-F1 unplaced genomic scaffold, UCD10Xv1.1 ctg80509, whole genome shotgun sequence genome contains:
- the LOC107840931 gene encoding protein IQ-domain 26 yields the protein MGKALKWLKGLFGIKKENVNKCKIGITCFGNFARDTVVSVATDGGSGGLCHNPATIPPNITAAEAAWLCSFDKEQSKHAIVVAAATAAAADAAVAAAHAAGAVVRLASQNRGNGAAIKIQTVFRGFLARKALRALKGLVKLQGLVRGYLARKALRELKELVKLEALVRDYLVRKQASATLH